A window from Drosophila kikkawai strain 14028-0561.14 chromosome 2L, DkikHiC1v2, whole genome shotgun sequence encodes these proteins:
- the Tsp42En gene encoding protein late bloomer, with product MACRTSFLKGVLIILNVLLSLLGVTLIALSIYELNSSTPGTFEHIAIVVQIFVGTFVVLTSFLGCFAAARDSLGLVWSFVICMLILLCLQVYIIAAAHSTDYVERSKSDFLAIWADQKANVQRISLIEQKYSCCGQSGAHDYILLGRGIPINCYKAFERQGNSLFSQGCLQAVQDHATDNVAIGLVIKWLLLLVELAALAAATHLGITVRNELRRERF from the exons ATGGCCTGCCGCACATCCTTCCTGAAAGGCGTTCTCATCATACTTAATGTCCTGCTTTCG ttgCTTGGCGTGACTCTGATTGCCCTGTCGATATATGAGCTGAATAGCTCCACGCCGGGCACCTTCGAGCACATTGCCATTGTTGTCCAGATCTTCGTGGGTACCTTTGTGGTCTTGACCTCGTTTCTGGGCTGTTTCGCCGCCGCTCGGGATTCCCTCGGACTCGTGTGGAGC tttgtgATTTGTATGCTGATCCTGCTGTGCCTGCAGGTCTACATCATTGCGGCGGCGCACTCCACGGACTATGTGGAGCGGTCCAAGAGTGACTTCCTCGCCATCTGGGCGGATCAGAAGGCCAATGTCCAACGCATATCCCTCATTGAACAGAAG TACTCCTGCTGTGGTCAGTCCGGCGCCCACGACTATATACTGCTGGGCCGGGGCATACCCATAAACTGTTACAAAGCCTTTGAGAGGCAAGGGAACTCCTTATTCAGCCAGGGATGTCTGCAGGCGGTGCAGGACCATGCCACCGATAATGTGGCCATCGGACTTGTCATcaagtggctgctgctgctggtggag CTCGCCGCCCTGGCCGCCGCCACGCACTTGGGCATCACGGTGCGCAACGAATTGCGGCGCGAGAGATTCTAA
- the Tsp42El gene encoding protein late bloomer encodes MGCATGTIKYSLFLFNALWAILGILVLIFGGLSWGGMPDEYAIGILVLGGIILIISLFGCCGAVRESPRMLWTYVSLLLVLLLLMVAFIILNPRDVFKNYAAQKVEENWKQEETSPGSMDLIQRTYGCCGLNSAQDYLSIKYYNQSVPSSCCKELNCVNPLNLYIDGCLKKVEEAFADEGSTTSYLEWGLLGFDVVILLLAIILAIHYTNRQRRYNY; translated from the exons atgggctGCGCAACAGGCACCATTAAGTACTCGCTGTTTCTCTTCAATGCCTTATGGGCG ATACTTGGAATTCTTGTGCTTATCTTTGGCGGCCTCAGCTGGGGAGGGATGCCGGATGAGTATGCCATTGGAATTTTAGTGCTGGGCGGCATTATCCTGATCATTTCGCTGTTTGGATGCTGTGGCGCTGTTCGCGAGTCGCCGCGCATGCTCTGGACG TATGTGTCACTGCTGCTGGTCTTGCTGCTTCTGATGGTGGCCTTCATCATCCTCAATCCCCGAGATGTCTTCAAGAATTATGCCGCGCAGAAGGTCGAGGAAAATTGGAAACAAGAAGAGACCAGTCCCGGTAGCATGGATCTCATTCAGAGGACG TATGGCTGCTGTGGTCTCAATAGTGCCCAAGACTATCTGTCCATCAAGTACTACAACCAGTCAGTGCCCAGCAGCTGTTGCAAGGAGTTGAACTGTGTGAATCCCCTGAATCTCTACATCGATGGTTGCCTCAAGAAGGTGGAGGAAGCCTTTGCGGATGAGGGCTCCACCACGAGTTACCTGGAGTGGGGTCTGCTCGGCTTCGAT GTGGTCATTCTTCTGCTGGCCATTATCTTGGCCATTCATTACACGAATCGTCAGCGACGCTACAACTACTAG
- the lbm gene encoding protein late bloomer: MGCATTSVKITSIVLNAILGFLAVGAIGWIAYNADTETEEFVIAAYIACSVILLFALLGIFAAIRESVILTATSAVFLLILAIPQIVSTCLFLHQYDVKSGQEMVELAWQANNMDALQQKHECCGQTSAQDYVHLSQLIPPSCYADLQQTPDHLYVEGCIEKLQSFYESDKQRFIIVSWVLVAFELICFALAVFLAVSFQNKQRRMEF, from the exons ATGGGTTGCGCCACCACCAGCGTCAAGATCACCTCTATCGTTCTGAATGCCATTTTAGGG tttctGGCTGTGGGGGCTATCGGATGGATTGCTTATAATGCGGACACGGAGACAGAAGAATTCGTCATAGCTGCCTACATTGCCTGCTCGGTGATCTTGCTCTTTGCCCTGCTGGGCATCTTTGCAGCCATCCGGGAATCTGTGATCCTGACAGCCACG AGTGCCGTCTTTTTGCTGATCCTGGCCATCCCGCAAATCGTGAGCACCTGCCTGTTCCTGCACCAGTACGACGTGAAGAGCGGCCAGGAGATGGTGGAGCTGGCCTGGCAGGCCAACAATATGGACGCACTGCAGCAGAAGCATGAGTGCTGCGGCCAGACCAGTGCCCAGGACTATGTGCATCTTAGCCAGCTGATTCCGCCCAGCTGCTACGCCGATCTGCAGCAGACCCCCGACCATCTGTACGTGGAGGGGTGCATCGAGAAGCTGCAGAGCTTCTACGAGAGCGACAAGCAGCGTTTCATCATCGTGTCCTGGGTTCTAGTGGCCTTTGAG TTAATCTGCTTTGCCCTGGCCGTCTTCCTAGCCGTCAGTTTTCAGAATAAGCAGCGGCGCATGGAGTTCTAG